In uncultured Desulfovibrio sp., a single window of DNA contains:
- the clpB gene encoding ATP-dependent chaperone ClpB, with translation MDINKFTDKAREAVGQAQSIAAGMGHQETDAEHLALALVQQENGIVPRILEQMGVQPKALSVAIEGALRKRPSVSGGGMDPSKIMITQRLAKILGDAQNEANRMKDEYVSVDHLFAALTDVAPSSPLGEVFKEYKIARARFVAAMEELRGGARVTSASPEDTFEALTKYARDLVEAARQGKMDPVIGRDSEIRRVIRILSRRTKNNPVLIGEAGVGKTAIVEGLAFRIVKGDVPEGLKGRKLFALDMGALIAGAKYRGEFEERLKAVLNEVQKSEGQIILFIDELHTIVGAGKTEGAMDAGNLLKPMLARGELHCIGATTVDEYRKYIEKDPALERRFQPVMVEEPTVEDAISILRGLKERFEVHHGVRISDSAIVEAVVLSHRYITDRQLPDKAIDLIDEAAAMIRTEIDSLPADLDEVNRKVMQLEIEREALRRETDAASRERLEKLENELADLRAQQANMRKQWESEKGSIDHVREIKEQIEQTKLAIEQAERAYDLNKAAELKYSKLLELEKKLAAASGAGSEHEGPRLLKEEVRPDDVAEIVGKWTGIPVTRLLESEREKLLRLGDQLHERVVGQDEAVTAVADAVLRARAGLSDPARPTGSFIFLGPTGVGKTELSKALAEALFDTEDNMVRLDMSEYMEKHSVSRLIGAPPGYVGYDEGGQLTEAVRRKPYSVILFDEIEKAHPDVFNTLLQLLDDGRLTDSQGRTVDFRNCIVIMTSNIGSMHLLDGISADGTLKEGARERVMEDLRAHFRPEFLNRVDETVVFLPLRRDQIARIVDLQVNRLRKRLEDRKIRLELTDAARKFIGDAGYDPVYGARPLKRYVQQAVETPLAKELVGGRIRDGQCVTVDAADDKLTFKAE, from the coding sequence ATGGACATCAACAAATTTACGGATAAAGCCCGCGAGGCTGTGGGGCAGGCCCAGAGCATTGCCGCAGGCATGGGCCATCAGGAGACGGATGCCGAGCATCTGGCCCTGGCCCTTGTACAGCAGGAAAACGGCATCGTGCCGCGCATTCTGGAACAGATGGGCGTACAGCCCAAGGCCCTCAGCGTTGCCATCGAGGGCGCGCTGCGCAAGCGGCCTTCTGTTTCCGGCGGCGGCATGGATCCCAGCAAGATCATGATTACCCAGCGGCTGGCAAAAATTCTGGGCGACGCGCAGAACGAAGCCAACCGCATGAAGGACGAATACGTAAGCGTTGACCACCTGTTTGCCGCGCTTACCGATGTTGCGCCCTCCTCGCCCCTTGGCGAAGTTTTCAAGGAATACAAGATCGCCCGCGCCCGTTTTGTGGCAGCCATGGAAGAGCTGCGCGGCGGCGCGCGCGTGACCAGCGCCAGCCCCGAAGACACCTTTGAAGCGCTGACCAAGTATGCCCGCGATCTCGTGGAAGCAGCCCGTCAGGGCAAAATGGACCCGGTCATTGGCCGCGATTCCGAAATCCGCCGCGTTATCCGCATTCTCTCGCGCCGCACCAAGAACAACCCGGTGCTCATAGGCGAGGCGGGCGTGGGCAAAACAGCCATTGTGGAAGGTCTGGCCTTCCGCATCGTCAAGGGCGACGTGCCGGAGGGCCTCAAGGGCCGCAAGCTCTTTGCCCTTGATATGGGCGCGCTCATAGCAGGCGCAAAATACCGCGGCGAGTTTGAGGAACGCCTCAAAGCCGTACTCAACGAGGTGCAAAAGAGCGAGGGACAGATCATTCTGTTCATCGACGAACTGCACACCATCGTGGGCGCGGGCAAAACAGAAGGGGCCATGGACGCGGGCAACCTGCTCAAGCCTATGCTGGCGCGCGGCGAGCTGCACTGCATCGGCGCAACCACGGTGGACGAGTACCGCAAATATATTGAAAAAGACCCGGCTCTGGAGCGCCGCTTCCAGCCCGTCATGGTTGAAGAACCCACGGTGGAAGACGCCATCTCCATCCTGCGCGGGCTGAAGGAGCGTTTCGAGGTGCACCACGGCGTGCGCATCAGCGACTCTGCCATTGTTGAAGCGGTGGTTCTTTCACACCGCTACATCACCGACCGTCAGCTGCCGGACAAGGCCATTGACCTTATTGACGAGGCCGCAGCCATGATCCGCACAGAGATCGACTCGCTGCCCGCTGATCTGGACGAAGTGAACCGCAAGGTCATGCAGCTTGAAATCGAGCGCGAAGCCCTGCGCCGTGAAACAGACGCCGCCTCGCGCGAACGCCTTGAAAAGCTTGAGAACGAACTGGCCGACCTGCGCGCCCAGCAGGCCAACATGCGCAAACAGTGGGAGAGCGAAAAAGGCTCCATCGACCATGTGCGCGAAATCAAGGAGCAGATCGAGCAGACCAAGCTTGCCATTGAGCAGGCCGAGCGCGCCTATGACCTCAACAAGGCCGCAGAACTCAAGTACTCCAAACTGCTTGAGCTGGAAAAGAAGCTGGCCGCCGCTTCCGGCGCTGGTTCGGAACACGAAGGCCCGCGTCTGCTCAAGGAAGAAGTGCGCCCCGACGACGTGGCCGAAATTGTGGGCAAATGGACGGGCATTCCGGTAACGCGCCTGCTTGAATCCGAACGCGAAAAACTTCTGCGCCTGGGCGACCAGTTGCACGAGCGCGTGGTGGGTCAGGATGAGGCCGTCACAGCCGTGGCCGATGCCGTGCTGCGCGCCCGCGCGGGACTTTCCGACCCGGCTCGCCCCACTGGTTCGTTCATCTTCCTTGGCCCCACGGGCGTCGGCAAGACCGAGCTTTCCAAGGCTTTGGCCGAGGCGCTCTTTGATACGGAAGACAACATGGTGCGGCTGGACATGAGCGAATACATGGAGAAGCACTCCGTGTCGCGGCTCATCGGCGCGCCTCCAGGATACGTGGGCTATGACGAAGGCGGGCAGCTTACCGAGGCCGTGCGCCGCAAGCCCTATTCCGTCATTCTGTTTGACGAGATTGAAAAGGCGCACCCCGATGTGTTCAACACCCTGCTGCAACTGCTGGATGATGGACGCCTTACGGACAGCCAGGGACGCACGGTGGACTTTCGCAACTGCATAGTCATCATGACCTCCAACATCGGCTCCATGCACCTGCTGGACGGCATCTCTGCCGACGGTACGCTGAAGGAAGGCGCGAGGGAAAGGGTCATGGAGGATCTGCGGGCGCACTTCCGCCCCGAGTTCCTCAACCGCGTGGACGAAACCGTGGTCTTTCTGCCCCTGCGGCGCGACCAGATCGCCCGCATTGTGGATCTTCAGGTCAATCGGCTGCGCAAGCGGCTTGAAGACCGCAAGATCAGGCTTGAGCTTACTGATGCGGCCCGCAAGTTTATTGGCGATGCCGGTTACGACCCTGTGTACGGCGCGCGGCCCCTCAAGCGTTACGTGCAGCAGGCTGTGGAAACCCCGCTTGCCAAGGAGCTGGTGGGCGGCAGAATCCGCGATGGCCAGTGCGTCACTGTGGATGCTGCGGACGACAAGCTCACCTTCAAGGCCGAGTAA
- a CDS encoding chaperone modulator CbpM: MSMTPKKPSLPVPSTVMVWQEFIEATGIAPERLQELMGLGWIEARTSAAQDFLFRDVDIYRVRKLERICCDFELPVLGGTIIVDLLERIDSLERRVQRLQHFEDE; encoded by the coding sequence ATGAGCATGACCCCGAAAAAACCTTCACTGCCCGTGCCTTCAACGGTCATGGTCTGGCAGGAATTCATTGAAGCCACAGGCATTGCGCCGGAGCGGCTTCAGGAACTGATGGGCCTTGGCTGGATTGAAGCCCGCACCAGCGCGGCGCAGGATTTCCTTTTTCGCGATGTAGATATCTACCGTGTACGCAAGCTTGAGCGCATCTGCTGCGACTTTGAGCTGCCCGTGCTCGGCGGCACTATTATTGTGGATCTTCTGGAGCGCATAGATTCTCTGGAACGCAGGGTGCAACGCTTACAGCATTTTGAAGACGAATAG